GAAATATTGCAGTGTAAATTAATTGTGGGGGTATCTTTTCAGGGGGGTGGAAGTGGAATTTGCAAAGGGAAATATTTGGTGGGGGTGGTTTAGCGGTGGGGGGGATATTTTCCGGAGGGGAGAGAAATATTTgccgtgtggtggggggggggggggggggagagaaagaaagagagaaagtgaaagagagagaaagaaagcagagacattgaaagagagagacagagaaagtcggaaaggggcagcaaagagagagatcagagggaaagagaaagagagggacaaagttgcaaagcagcaaaaaaagagagagaaagcagacaaaaagagagagagtgatagagagagaaagcagagaaacagagggagaaagagaaagtcagaaaggggcagaaaagagagagaaaggagggcaaGAGAGTGAATGTGAGGGAGAATGTTggaaagtggcagagagagagaaagagagagaaagcagagaaagtgaaagagagagaaagtcggaaaactgcaagagagagagagagagagaaagtcgggaaAGGGAGAGTAGGGAGAAATTTGAAAAGCggcaaagaaagagtgagaaagtggagagagagagagggaaacagagagaaaatagaaagcagagcgagagagggggtaacagagggaaaatagagaaagtgaaagaaagagagagggaaagtcggaaaggggcaaagcaagagagagaaagcagagaaagggagagagggagagaaagcatagaaagagggagagaaagcagagaaagagagagagaaagtcagaaagaggcaaaggaagagagagggcgagcaagagagagagaaacacaatgactcagagaggcagagactgaagggaagagactgcgattgagggagagagagttaataaagatgtgatacttacCATCCCACAacgtctgtgctccatcgttggactctaacaccttccctccatcagctcgtccatggggaaaagatcctggacagaagcattggggtgggaattggagaaaatggtcaggactgggacagagagaggaattcagactggactctctctcacacactcagtgtaatcagttccaattcatctGGGcatagagactgagacacagaaactcaccttcataaaccagccgcatggaaagaaagaatggaggctgatgttgtcctaatatatcccagaacctgtcactcaaaacagccagtccacccaaaatacagctcagccaaccagctctcagcttcctccatctggacactccctcccagatgtgggacagtccaaggtgagtgcaaacagggaatgggggagagagggatattccagccatatcccaaatggaccattccagacagaaacctgtctgtctgtctctctcccgctccctcccccgaaAACCTCAtcaacagtgcagaaaagctgctgcaatTTAAAGCATGGAgatgccggtttggataatgggcgTTTAACACTCATTGcactaaatgtctttcactattcacctccagtttacagaaagttcagaaaattactgacaatgtctcactgcagttaccttgaaattctggcaaagagtttttgctggagatgcctgcttgactgcagtataaacaggcagtttttattcggattgtcaattccactgtgtgacaaagcctgaaactacagccaagttaatgatgcagccaaaggaacttttacaactggtgacatttcacacaacagttgtgacccatatttacagctgtatttgtcaatgattctttgcactttatttaatgctgctgtatttatgtattaccctttactcattggaaaacaaatctttcttgacatttaccactttaatgttacaagggtttacaaactgggaaatggccatttaacacaacttgtatgaaagatcttccacttttcaactccagtttatataaagctcagtgataaagacctccacattctgacaaaaagtttttgctgctgcaataaaatgtcacttgtttccctttgcttcctgactgtttctgtcCGATGCTTGCCTGGGGGATTCGGAGGGATTTTtcttcatcgcttgtccaaattaagAAGGTTCCATCTCCtccgcagctgctgtcctggagaaattgattgtattcaaaatcttaccCTCAGTTTGGAGTCTTgaagagagactgtttacactagcagaggggtgaaacaaataggcatggAGTTattatgtctggaattcactgtctgacagtgaATTCTGAAAGCAGAATTAATATtcattttcaaaagacaattggatcaaaacttcaattactctgagttatagaagAGAAGAtagcagcatagaaagagaagtgtgtgtgtgagagagagagatatgtcataaAGTTAGTGATGAAGATCTCAACACAGCTTAGAGAGATTTTCTTTGCAAATGATTGCCTGAGTTCAATTTGCTGCTGTtgctttatttatgcattacctttaatcactcaaaataattttccaaacaggaaccattttaatgttacaaaCGCTTACATAGAaggaaaacaaccatttaacacaaattgtattgaaattattttattcagcatttcaAGTTTTCATAAAGTAAATTAATCACACttatggaaactttcaaactctcatgaACAGAGaaactcccatcagcaatggctcaccatctccatctgctggtgtccatgtctcattgcagttacagtccccctctcaccatctgcatctgccagTGTCaccgtcttactgcagttactggcccctctcaccatctccatctgctggtgtccatgtctcattgcagttctgtccccctctcaccatctccatctgccggtatccctgcctcactgcagttactgtccctgcctcaccatctccatctgctggtgtccctgtctcagtgcacttactgtccccctctcaccatctcaaactgctggtgtccctgtctcgctgcagttactgcccatctcACTGCCTCGCAGTCACTGccgtttgcagctttgtccactgtcggcgtttgttgacaaagcaaccactaggtcgcgttgtactggcacatgcgcaaatgtacatTGTTCCAGTTAAACATCAgggtctgccacgttcaggcagctgccaggactaaagatggcgccggtcaaataatcacaaaggcgggtgggggggtggggggagcggcggaatgggatttagttccagtgtttgaaacccttctgctctttctatgatttcactaatttcgcaatgagattaagagggtatttcaccgcctttttcagctcctgtctgaatttagtctgggtcacaatgtaaatacatgtgttggtgcaggaactgaggacCTGCAGAATCTTTGATGTTTGacttgtgataaagagagggtcagtgtaggaggaataatatcgAATATCTGCAAGTCGCAAATAAATGctatacacaacccgggtcacccataacagtataaaactgccggatatactgaagagtaaaataattgatttcttgcgattctccatctctgggtccttgcgattctctgcattgctgtggcgccggaatcccctgcggactttactggagaatgaaatccgtctgacagtcagaacattgagcagcaaaatcagaaagaacgggacacaaggggttaaaatgcggtcaaacaattcaaatgccccccatatgatggaagtatagaagctcagtttataatgacaacccatgggaacattatcaataatgtaacgttgttcctttgtaaagtaccaggggagagactctaaacagcccagcacactcactgttccaacaaccacagccgccgttttctcactgcaatattttgctttaagcttctcgcaacaaatggccacaaatctatcaaaggtgaaagtcactgtgagccagacagaaacatctgtggatgcagaaagcagaacctgaatgagagaacacacaggagtaattctcaggaatgaatatgggaaataaattgcaacaatccagctc
This DNA window, taken from Heterodontus francisci isolate sHetFra1 chromosome 45, sHetFra1.hap1, whole genome shotgun sequence, encodes the following:
- the LOC137356432 gene encoding probable G-protein coupled receptor 139; protein product: MQQLSCKFQPRSCQTAALAPGLNSNLSASFLSLPVNLVAIVILSRGKCGLSKCITIYLVGMAVSDLLVVITDPILSWIVAIYFPYSFLRITPVCSLIQVLLSASTDVSVWLTVTFTFDRFVAICCEKLKAKYCSEKTAAVVVGTVSVLGCLESLPWYFTKEQRYIIDNVPMGCHYKLSFYTSIIWGAFELFDRILTPCVPFFLILLLNVLTVRRISFSSKVRRGFRRHSNAENRKDPEMENRKKSIILLFSISGSFILLWVTRVVYSIYLRLADIRYYSSYTDPLFITSQTSKILQVLSSCTNTCIYIVTQTKFRQELKKAVKYPLNLISRHPIFAEVHFPPSKLIYIEDNNY